The Porites lutea chromosome 11, jaPorLute2.1, whole genome shotgun sequence genome contains the following window.
GATAGATGTTAAACAACATTTTAGTTTTGTAAATGAGTCAATTCATAACCAAAGAATTGCTCTACTAGATTGGAAAAATAGTAAATTCCTGTAAATTGATCTCTAAGGCTAAATATGTTCCTGGAAACTATTTCTCTGTTCCattattttaagaccacagTAACGACCCGGTAGAGGGAATGATCGATACTGTAAAATcctaacaaaggaaaagaaaattttgtaccaGGGATAATATTGAACTATCACATATGTTTGCTACCATAACAGGACACTAAGTTCAGGCAGTGATGGTCCTGGAGCCACAAGTCCTCCGCCTTTGTCGTCTGGGGACACACCAATTGAACAGATGCTTAACATGATGGATACCTCCATAAATCATGGTATTGTAGTGGTTCCTTAAAGCCCAGTGTTTATGCCTGGAAAATCCCAGACAATTGGGGGTTTCACTGTTTTTTTACCCTCTCAGATTTTGCTGATTTGTAAAGAAGTATATGTATCTattacagggtgcaaagaaagtcagttttactgcctgccatttgggcaagttgtagctagcatttactagcccacaagtcatttcaactagccccaaaacctttttggattagcaggattgattacaatccttctgtaatttgaattttcccaaaaaacagcacttgccagTTGGGCAAGttgagaacaaaaatcactagcccgacagcaaaatccaccagccacaggctatcggacacgactttctttgcatgctgctaTTAGGTGGTCCAAAATAGAGCTTActgtaaatgatctaatagacaTCCTCTATTAAATATAAGCCTCTTGTCTAATAAACGCTCCTTACACTTTCAAGTTTTAAGTTTGCATTAGATGCCCCTTCTCTAATAGACACCCACTGTCTTAAAGATTCCTCATATGGCAATTGCTCCAAAATACTATAAAGTagcgaaaaaagagaaaaatcattcaatttattcagtttcctGCTTGACTAACAAGAGTTTGTGTATtgcatcttgttcaatgtcaagttcaaagAAAAGATTCTGACATTTTGTTCCCAGTGGAGAGTTGTATGATGGGACTTCCTTGTACGGTTCAAAAGTGTCCAAACAGCTGGAGCTATTGTATTTGAGTTTTAAAGCAAAATTCCCTGCTTTCTTGAAATCAAAGTCAATGTGCCTTTAAGAATGTAGTTACAGTTTATACAGATGTACATGAGTTTTAATGATTcttaatttccattttttttttcagacatgGCATTATCTTCCCTTCCTGATACACTGTTCACATCTCGCACAGCTAATTTTGGAGGAACTGTCATTCCAGAAGAACTGAGCCAACAACAGGGTTTGGCATCAAGGGCCACTGCTTATTCAGGTAAGTAGATTAAGagaataatgataaaaataattagcaattaatgaatgaggctgcgtaggatatgaagaattaagcagatcaaggagggtgttatctactgaggccgaaggccgaggtggataacaccctccgagatgaataataatgttaactaataataatagtaataatgataataataatatttatttctaTAGTGTCATTTCTGTTGCTGTCCAGTGGTGATCTACAACAGCagtcactaaaaaaaaaaacactcttcttaaattaaaaaattatgcTATGCATTAAAATTTACAATGTTGTTGAGAAgaataaatatatgaataaaatcaaataaaaatgtaGGAAATATGTTGCTTGGATGATCATAAATTAAAAGCCTTCTTGAAAAGATAAGTCTTAACTAAATGTTTAAATTCATTAAGACTGCTACAGCACCTTTCATTTTGAGGTAACTTTTTCCATAGAGGAGGGGAGGGGCTGCAGATGAGAAAGCTGTGTAACAACAATGTAATGATACATTGTgatcttcaaaataataatgatgatgataataatagtgatCAGTAAATGGCTTTGTTAGGAACAGCTGGACTAGTATGAAATGTTTTGTCCCTCTAgccaaggctgctgcctaacggGCCACCGGTTGCCAGAGGCTCCTAAGATTGGCTCGCAGGcaactaaaatttgaaacaagtgCCTAAACCTTGTGTTTCTTATGGCAGTAGCCTCTATGCCTGCTACCATTGAAGGAACGACAGAATTCCCTGCTCATTTTGCACTTTTAAAACGAAAACGTAAAACGTGTTCGTCGACCGGAGGCAAAAAATTTCCGctgataaaagtaaacaaacgaGCACTTTTCTGGAAATTCGAAAGTCGGACGAATCGAGTTTTGAGACGTGTGAATCGAGCTTCGAACATCTGCTTACTTATTTGAGTTTATTGATCAATGGGCTCTTAGGCTCTTAGGCTCTTAGAAATGTGGTTCAGGCTCCTAACTTTTTATGTTAGGAGCCTGAACGgctcccaaaaaattttcttaggcaCAAGTGAGGACTCGTTTGGGATCTTTATCAGATCACTTTAATCtcactattttttttagatACTCCAGATGTGTTTCAAGTTCCAACTCTGGACAGTCTGCAGCCCAATTTAGATCAGTTTATGGAACATTTTGAGTTATTTAGTAAGTAAAATTGTGGTAGGTCAGTCTGTTATATGTGTCAATGGTTAGAGGCAAGAAAATTCTGACAAGTGCTCCTGATCTTCAAAAGTAAATGTAGAGACCAATAGTCAAGAATAACAGAAAAGATCTTTAACCCATTTGACAAACTATTTCATAGGAATTTCAAATGGAACCACAAGGATGTGAGAATCAAATTTGGATCATTTTaagtttctgtgaaactgccctcctacccctcccctaaaccaacattaacacttagttcttacttagggcaaaatgttggcttaggggaggggtaggtgggcagtttcacagaaacgaAAAATGATCCacaaatttttcaaattgtctGAGTCAAGTGCCCACGTACAAGAggtcaaaaatatttttttaaaaattacataaCCATCACCACAAAAAGTGGTTGCggttgcttacgagaggtggtcgttgACAAGAGGTTGTAACTGTAGGGCTTTCACTGAGAACCTTTTACCGAAAAAAGTGCTTTATTTACCCTTGAGAACACGTAAAAACCAATTTAGCAAATCCAATATTCTGTTCGAAACTCTCGAATGTCATCAGCGATGCATAGAGAATGAGATACGGTAAAAAAAACCCTCCCTGAATAGAGACGAGGGATTGGACCTTCTGGCCATTTATAGTCCCTTCTTGGGGCTACATAACAACTAGGTGGTTATCTCATTCTTTTTACATCGGTGATGAAGTTtaatttgttcaatttgtttttgccttgagttttggaatttttttctctttcatgggtacattttggtgttttggattggtggTTGCCTATGGAAGGTGGTCGCGCACAAGAGGTGGTCGAACACAGAGATTTGAccataaaatgtttgtttgtttgtaggTATGCTCGTAAAGCAAGCAGAAAATGCTGGCAATCAACAGAACCTCGTTCAACCAGGCAACTTCCAGGCCGTGAGGTCAGAAGGCCAGACAGTGTTTGTTAACCAATCAAATCCATTTGATTCAGCTGTTCAGGGACACGAGGAAGTCATGGACCACTCTGGTGCTTATGATGCCACATCACAGTACCCAGCCCCTGCTGCGTCTACTGTGGACAATGCCCAACTGTCCCAGCAAGGAATGCCACAATCAGGACCCGTCCTTATGGATATTTCTGGTGGAAATCCTAGTGGGGAGTATTCCTTTGACTATGGCAACGTCATGCATGGTCAGAGCTTCACTGCACAGTTACAGCAAAGCATGCCATCTCAGGCGTCAGGGTTTATTTCACCAAGCTCACAGCAGCATCCAACTTCTCCAGTGCAAGGTACAGTGTTAGCATCGCCTGTAGACGAACCCCAGATGGTGCCGTTTTCAAAtccccaacaacaacaacaacaacagcaacagcaacagcatCTACCAAGCCCTCTTGAAGAGATTCAAGCCCAGCAGCTTGCATCTCACGGCGGACCTGTTCTTTCTCCCACTCAGTATGCAAGTAATACCAGTCCATTCAATTCAAGGCAGCAGATCGACACATCAAGTCAACAACGGAAAGGGCGACTCCCTAGGAACGTGTCAGATACTCAGCTGTACACAATGGACCTGTCGCAGCTTGCAACATCTTTTCCAACAAACCTGTTTCCGTCAATTGAGAACAACCTACCCCCTCAGCTTGAAGCTCCTAATCTTGCTGCGCATTTGCAGTCCATACCACCGCGTACCAGGCTGACATCAATTCCACCAGCTGCCAGCCAACCTAAGCGAGCTAGACTGCCCAGGAACATGTCTGATTCAAGGCTGAGCAGCATGGTTCGAAGTCCCACGTCACCTCCATCATTTCCAACGATACAGTCTGCTGAAACAACTAAGCAGCATCCACAGCAAGCTTCAGCTGCACCGCAATCCAGTAGGGTGTCTGCTCTGAGGGGGAGAAAGCAAGGGAGGTTGCCACGCAATATGTCAGATTCTTCTCTCTTAAATTTAGGGCAGCAACCTCAGCCAGTTTCACCAGCAGTACCATCGCAGCGCAGGAGGAAGATGTCTGATCCACGTGGTGTGAGTGTCGCTTCATTAACAGCGAGTCTGCAAGGAGGTACAATGCCTTCTGCAACATTCACCAGTACTGCTGCAACACAGCAGTTCGGCACGTCGAATAGCGGGATGCAGACAGGAGAATCTTCCATCTTGGAACAGTTGCTATCGAGCCCTGCTGGAAGCAATGTGGTGACTACATCGTCCACAGAGTCGTATCAGCCGGCAAGTAGCTCTGTTCTAGGACAACTTCTCACTCAGCAGTCATCCGTGCCTACGCCAGCTGTGCAGATGCCGGCGAGAGATACAAACCCTTTGGGTGGCACTCAAGATCCTGCCTTGCTCATGCTCCAGTTAAAACAAGTGTTACAATCCAAGCAAGCAAGCTCTATACCAACTGAactccttaacacactgaattcCCTAACTGGCCAAGGACAAACTCAAGTTGCGCAGCACAAGCAGGAGCAAGCACAGCCCATGCAAACAGTCCCACAGCCCAAACCTTTACCCTTGCAACCTTCACTTCAAATGAAGCCCCAAAATCAAAACGCCATCAGTCAAGCACTTCAGTCATTACTGTGTGGACCTCCCAACGTGGCTCTTCAGCAATCAACCCAACCTAAGCAAACTCCCCAGGTTAGCAGCTTTGCGGCTCAGCCAGCCTATCAAGTACCAGtggctgtgacgtcaccgagtaTGCAAGTCCCCAGTGTCACTGTCAAACACCAGCCTCAGGTTAAATCACCTTTAGCAACTGTGATACTCTCTCCCCATGGTACCTTTCagcctacccaggaaacacgcACAGAACAAGCAAATACCGTGTTTGATCCTGCACCCACCCCTCCCGTGCAACAGGTAGTGAACATTGCTCCTGCGGCTGTTCAAGGTCAGCGGATTATTCTACCAGCAAATGTGAACCTTAGCACGCTGTCTCTGGCGCAACTTGGCCTGTCATCGGGGAATCTCCAAACGGTGAGTTTAACATACACCATAGTGTACATATATACGATACTGAGTTAACCCTTTCATTCCCAGAAGTGGCCAAAGACGGAACTCGACAAAATTTGCGAAATCCTACTTGAAAAATGCCGCTAAACGAATAGCATTATGTGAAAATAtatccacaaactcaaaagttagaactacaaactaaataaatagtatcatgtgaaagtactgctgaagagtttttatttgaatggtaactcCATAGGATTtgattcacagactcaaaagttttAATCAAGCAAAATCAACAAACCAGTGGGTTGTCACATGCTTGTCACTACGTTGTCTCATCACCTCACGGGTTACTGTACTTTGGTGTCGGTTTTGAAatcccttaaccctttaagccctaagagtgatcagcatcaaatttctccttgtaatgtcaatgctttgtaaaacagagtggtcatgagaattatggacatgatcacacaagatgaatttgcttgatattttatcaatttctctccactacttctgtaggaaatgaatagaggAAACAAAGGAGAACTCAAATTTttatcttagggtttaaagggttaatcgagggtccccaataggtgttttcgggatgcgggatttcTCTTATTTGAGAGCCGGGATTCTGACTTTTAAAGAATAATGGGGGCGGGAATTGGGATTAGATGAATGCCCGGGATACGGGACATCGGG
Protein-coding sequences here:
- the LOC140953417 gene encoding uncharacterized protein, yielding MDSRFFSATQTRQINRPLRARYPNFQVQNGHDKRGQSSSSASVGLDENLSRLFECMRLEYGTGGFLISPKWKNFRSQKLHFAEKTRLNNAIWRSWHIQYSKNKRPLFCQFVPPLSADKEIKKKPFTVILEGKYWRRKLEAVSREYKKLRIYYKKWSGTPRSSLLHHLGPRAQQLDREISEDLEERQRRRRTLSSGSDGPGATSPPPLSSGDTPIEQMLNMMDTSINHDMALSSLPDTLFTSRTANFGGTVIPEELSQQQGLASRATAYSDTPDVFQVPTLDSLQPNLDQFMEHFELFSMLVKQAENAGNQQNLVQPGNFQAVRSEGQTVFVNQSNPFDSAVQGHEEVMDHSGAYDATSQYPAPAASTVDNAQLSQQGMPQSGPVLMDISGGNPSGEYSFDYGNVMHGQSFTAQLQQSMPSQASGFISPSSQQHPTSPVQGTVLASPVDEPQMVPFSNPQQQQQQQQQQQHLPSPLEEIQAQQLASHGGPVLSPTQYASNTSPFNSRQQIDTSSQQRKGRLPRNVSDTQLYTMDLSQLATSFPTNLFPSIENNLPPQLEAPNLAAHLQSIPPRTRLTSIPPAASQPKRARLPRNMSDSRLSSMVRSPTSPPSFPTIQSAETTKQHPQQASAAPQSSRVSALRGRKQGRLPRNMSDSSLLNLGQQPQPVSPAVPSQRRRKMSDPRGVSVASLTASLQGGTMPSATFTSTAATQQFGTSNSGMQTGESSILEQLLSSPAGSNVVTTSSTESYQPASSSVLGQLLTQQSSVPTPAVQMPARDTNPLGGTQDPALLMLQLKQVLQSKQASSIPTELLNTLNSLTGQGQTQVAQHKQEQAQPMQTVPQPKPLPLQPSLQMKPQNQNAISQALQSLLCGPPNVALQQSTQPKQTPQVSSFAAQPAYQVPVAVTSPSMQVPSVTVKHQPQVKSPLATVILSPHGTFQPTQETRTEQANTVFDPAPTPPVQQVVNIAPAAVQGQRIILPANVNLSTLSLAQLGLSSGNLQTVSVTVPSSVAPSSPSLSSVATISAGSKTSAAVTVSTTGMVTESQDTDGMRPSQAAATPSKPSRPVTAQQREQYKEHRRISHITAEQKRRGNIKMGFDQLMSIVPSLANQRNAKVSKATVLQKTVEYTTKLQRERHAMQDEADQLRKQIQDLNTSISVCQQQLPATGVPVARQRVDQMWSMFNQYVKTRTQDNFKFWIFSVLMRQLFEEYNNMVSTVNVEEFCRTVLGWLEQHCSLPALRPAALSSLRDLSKATSILSDPSKVPEQALRASATRDPTDLAALMAPPEAQNAGGSGDFS